A region of Argentina anserina chromosome 5, drPotAnse1.1, whole genome shotgun sequence DNA encodes the following proteins:
- the LOC126794583 gene encoding uncharacterized protein LOC126794583 has product MTTSKAGNSASIEGTLECCMCGDFGFSYELFQCKACQFRSQHRYCSNLYPKAESYRLCNWCLTQKEETKEKSQNSSNSSSSFKKEQSHQEHLHQNHDPKVNRKKKNSTKASHDHDTHGSGLRGSMKLQPSGPIKKQRSFDHHQNQVSTSPKSPSVARKRIITNGAKEEAEKIRRTISEDISNINRINNRGITRQVFRNKVRRYKLLDEVSSQ; this is encoded by the exons ATGACAACAAGCAAAGCAGGAAACTCAGCATCAATTGAAGGAACCCTTGAGTGTTGCATGTGTGGTGATTTTGGCTTCTCTTACGAGCTCTTCCAATGCAAGGCCTGCCAGTTCAGATCCCAGCACAG GTACTGTAGCAATCTTTACCCAAAAGCAGAGTCTTACAGACTATGCAATTGGTGCCTCACCcagaaagaagaaacaaaagaaaagtcCCAGAATTCGTCAAATTCTTCGTCTTCATTTAAAAAAGAGCAATCCCATCAAGAACACCTTCATCAAAATCATGATCCCAAAGTCaataggaaaaagaagaattcAACAAAAGCCAGCCATGATCATGATACGCATGGTTCTGGTCTAAGAGGCAGCATGAAGCTTCAGCCAAGTGGCCCTATAAAGAAGCAGAGATCATTTGATCATCATCAGAATCAAGTTTCAACATCACCAAAATCTCCATCTGTGGCCAGAAAGAGGATCATCACAAATGGAGCAAAGGAGGAGGCTGAGAAGATTAGGAGGACAATATCAGAAGATATATCAAACATAAACAGAATCAATAATCGAGGGATTACAAGGCAGGTATTTAGGAATAAGGTGAGGAGGTACAAGCTTCTGGATGAGGTTTCAAGTCAATGA